The following proteins come from a genomic window of Pyxidicoccus sp. MSG2:
- a CDS encoding beta-propeller domain-containing protein translates to MRQWKRYGWVGLALVAAGCGSSSKTSGVTNEPVQSAAKLESFAGCEDLEQFIEDSATKQMRASLESLKNNGGGWGYGGLPRGGDMADGAPPGAPTPTEDAAGGGSSGPNDSTDTNNQVEGVHEADFVQNDGTRIFVLSGPRLYIHRSWPAEQLVRTAALEVEGWPREMLLDKERNRLVITSQVYEQRPGKPTLTGGGGGVAEPAIDCAGFGCGYYYGDTLKVTVVDVADLAAPKVVEQVYLPGGYLNARRVEGAVRLVLSDQFRWPEDVRFYPEYSRDLYEDKDKLADVVDALIAKNEKLIREQALEDWLPGGRRVDAAGHTAPLTYSCTDFFHANAPTGLGFVTVLSMNLDADAANAAPRRTSVVTSPGEVYASKDSLYMATGHWWWWPEVGQSDFTYLHKFDIREPGKATYVGSGTMEGHIANQFSMDEHEGVLRVATTVSTRTVDLQNQNWWRFDTVSRVVTFHEQEGKLEELGRTENLAPGESIFSARFVGKKGYVVTFRQTDPLFTFDLSDAAHPRKVGELKVLGFSTYIHPIGDTHLLTLGEQRDETGGWNSRALKVTLFDVTDLANPKEAFTQTVGTASSYSEALYEHKAFNYFAAKGLLAIPFTDWSYDYNDYWSSFRSELRVFRVDTATGITPVGALSMKDVYQTFNQRGWSWYWSPMVRRSVMADDYVYAITDGGLRVAKVDALQTPLATSLFQPPMVP, encoded by the coding sequence ATGCGGCAGTGGAAACGCTATGGATGGGTGGGACTGGCGTTGGTGGCGGCGGGCTGCGGCAGTAGCTCGAAGACTTCGGGAGTCACGAACGAGCCGGTGCAGTCGGCGGCGAAGCTGGAGTCCTTCGCCGGCTGCGAGGACCTGGAGCAGTTCATCGAGGACAGCGCGACGAAGCAGATGCGCGCCTCGCTGGAGTCGCTCAAGAACAACGGCGGAGGCTGGGGCTACGGGGGCCTTCCCCGCGGGGGCGACATGGCGGACGGCGCGCCGCCGGGCGCTCCCACTCCGACGGAGGACGCCGCGGGAGGCGGCAGCTCCGGGCCGAACGACTCCACGGACACCAACAACCAGGTGGAGGGCGTGCACGAGGCGGACTTCGTGCAGAACGACGGCACGCGCATCTTCGTGCTGTCCGGCCCCCGGCTGTACATCCACCGCTCGTGGCCGGCGGAGCAATTGGTGCGCACGGCGGCGCTGGAGGTGGAGGGCTGGCCTCGGGAGATGCTCCTGGACAAGGAGCGCAACCGGCTGGTCATCACCTCGCAGGTGTATGAGCAGCGGCCGGGCAAGCCCACGCTGACGGGTGGCGGTGGCGGTGTCGCGGAGCCCGCCATCGACTGCGCGGGCTTCGGGTGCGGCTACTACTACGGCGACACTCTGAAGGTGACGGTGGTGGACGTGGCGGACCTCGCCGCGCCGAAGGTCGTGGAGCAGGTGTACCTGCCCGGCGGCTACCTCAACGCGCGGCGCGTGGAGGGCGCGGTGCGGCTGGTGCTGTCGGACCAGTTCCGCTGGCCGGAGGACGTGCGCTTCTACCCCGAGTACTCGCGAGACCTCTACGAGGACAAGGACAAGCTGGCGGACGTGGTGGACGCGCTCATCGCCAAGAACGAGAAGCTCATCCGCGAGCAGGCGCTGGAGGACTGGCTGCCCGGTGGACGGCGCGTGGACGCGGCGGGGCACACCGCGCCGCTGACGTATTCGTGCACGGACTTCTTCCACGCCAACGCGCCCACGGGCCTGGGCTTCGTGACGGTGCTGTCCATGAACCTGGACGCGGACGCGGCCAATGCGGCACCGCGCCGCACCAGCGTGGTGACGTCGCCGGGTGAAGTCTACGCGTCGAAGGACTCGCTCTACATGGCCACCGGTCACTGGTGGTGGTGGCCGGAGGTGGGGCAGTCGGACTTCACGTACCTGCACAAGTTCGACATCCGCGAGCCGGGCAAGGCCACCTACGTGGGCAGCGGCACCATGGAAGGCCACATCGCCAACCAGTTCTCCATGGACGAGCACGAGGGCGTGCTGCGCGTCGCCACCACCGTGAGCACCCGGACCGTGGACCTGCAGAACCAGAACTGGTGGCGCTTCGACACCGTCAGCCGCGTCGTCACCTTCCACGAGCAGGAAGGGAAGCTGGAGGAATTGGGGCGCACGGAGAATCTGGCGCCGGGTGAGAGCATCTTCAGCGCGCGCTTCGTGGGCAAGAAGGGCTACGTCGTCACCTTCCGGCAGACGGACCCGCTCTTCACCTTCGACCTGAGTGACGCGGCCCACCCGCGCAAGGTGGGCGAGCTCAAGGTGCTGGGCTTCTCCACGTACATCCACCCGATTGGCGACACGCACCTGCTCACCCTGGGCGAGCAGCGGGACGAGACGGGCGGCTGGAACAGCCGCGCCCTCAAGGTGACGCTGTTCGACGTGACGGACCTGGCGAACCCGAAGGAGGCCTTCACCCAGACGGTCGGCACGGCGAGCAGCTACAGCGAGGCGCTCTACGAGCACAAGGCCTTCAACTACTTCGCGGCCAAGGGGCTGCTGGCCATTCCCTTCACGGACTGGAGCTACGACTACAACGACTACTGGTCCAGCTTCCGCAGCGAGCTGCGCGTGTTCCGCGTGGACACCGCCACCGGCATCACCCCGGTGGGCGCGCTGTCGATGAAGGACGTGTACCAGACGTTCAACCAGCGCGGCTGGTCCTGGTACTGGTCGCCCATGGTGCGCCGCAGCGTCATGGCGGATGACTACGTCTACGCCATCACCGACGGCGGCCTGCGCGTGGCGAAGGTGGATGCGCTCCAGACGCCGCTCGCCACGTCGCTGTTCCAGCCGCCGATGGTGCCCTGA
- a CDS encoding MATE family efflux transporter — MTIAATSSQPVKTYRTELRELSRLAVPIAIAQGGQALMGLVDTLVVGRAGTSALASVGLGNGLFFAVSGFGMGLMMGFDPLLSQAIGARHFDRARALLWQGGWMSLFAGVALFALMLLTPLLLPLAGIAPEQVDGARDYLLWRGPSMPLMLAFLTMRSYLQSTAFTRPLVVATVAANVLNLFADILLVFGGADLPAYFGPLRAVPAMGVAGSALATSLCTGLQLLIVLWSVRARGLEGTARPTRRPVWADLAQAARVGIPIGLHITAEIGVFTLAGVLAGGLGAASVGAHQIAISFASVTFTVAMGIGNAGSVRVGWAVGAHNTPQARVSGFTAFAGGAGFMALGGLVFALFPHALAKLAGAPEDVFPLVVPLLMVSAVFQVFDGVQGVGAGVLRGAGDTRFTFIANMVGHYAIGLPLTLLLGFGLGLGVVGIWWGLCAGLVSVAVALLWRFNRLSAGTLRPLEA, encoded by the coding sequence ATGACCATCGCCGCGACTTCGTCCCAGCCCGTGAAGACCTACCGCACGGAGCTCCGCGAGCTGAGCCGGCTGGCGGTCCCCATCGCGATTGCGCAGGGCGGCCAGGCGCTCATGGGCCTGGTGGACACGCTGGTGGTGGGGCGGGCGGGAACGTCCGCGCTGGCGTCGGTGGGCCTGGGCAACGGCCTCTTCTTCGCCGTGAGCGGCTTCGGCATGGGGCTGATGATGGGCTTCGACCCGCTCCTGTCCCAGGCCATTGGCGCGCGCCACTTCGACCGGGCGCGGGCGCTCTTGTGGCAGGGCGGGTGGATGTCGCTGTTCGCGGGCGTGGCGCTGTTCGCGCTGATGTTGTTGACGCCGTTGCTGTTGCCACTGGCGGGCATTGCCCCCGAGCAGGTGGACGGCGCGCGGGACTACCTGTTGTGGCGCGGGCCCAGCATGCCGCTGATGCTGGCCTTCTTGACGATGCGCTCGTACCTCCAGTCCACGGCCTTCACCCGGCCGCTGGTGGTGGCCACGGTGGCGGCGAACGTCCTCAACCTGTTCGCGGACATCCTGCTGGTGTTCGGCGGGGCGGACCTGCCGGCGTACTTCGGGCCGCTGCGCGCGGTGCCGGCGATGGGCGTGGCGGGCTCGGCGCTGGCCACGTCGCTGTGCACGGGGCTGCAATTGCTCATCGTGCTCTGGTCGGTGCGGGCACGCGGGCTGGAGGGCACGGCGCGGCCCACGCGCAGGCCGGTGTGGGCGGACCTGGCGCAGGCGGCGCGGGTGGGCATTCCGATTGGCCTCCACATCACCGCGGAGATTGGCGTCTTCACCCTGGCGGGCGTGCTGGCGGGAGGTCTGGGCGCGGCGAGCGTGGGGGCGCACCAGATTGCCATCTCCTTCGCGAGCGTCACCTTCACGGTGGCCATGGGCATTGGCAACGCGGGCAGCGTGCGGGTGGGCTGGGCGGTGGGAGCGCACAACACGCCGCAGGCGCGGGTGAGCGGCTTCACCGCCTTCGCGGGCGGCGCGGGCTTCATGGCGCTGGGGGGACTGGTGTTCGCCCTCTTCCCGCATGCGCTGGCGAAGCTGGCCGGGGCGCCGGAGGACGTCTTCCCCCTGGTGGTGCCGCTGTTGATGGTGAGCGCCGTGTTCCAGGTGTTCGACGGCGTGCAGGGCGTGGGCGCGGGCGTGCTGCGCGGCGCGGGCGACACGCGCTTCACCTTCATCGCCAACATGGTGGGGCACTACGCCATTGGACTGCCGCTGACGCTGCTCCTGGGCTTCGGCCTGGGCCTGGGCGTGGTGGGCATCTGGTGGGGCCTGTGCGCGGGGCTCGTCTCGGTGGCGGTGGCGCTCTTGTGGCGCTTCAACCGGCTGAGCGCCGGTACGCTGCGCCCGCTGGAGGCGTAG
- a CDS encoding esterase family protein, protein MNREYHRWYSERLHRDMEVLLFGHSGEPVLLLPTSKGRFYQAEDFGLIGAIADRIQSGRYIVVCPDSVDEESWFNKSIPPHDRVMRHQQWEDYLLHEVVPLLTRRGTGGRLTLAGCSFGGFHSYNVGLRHPHVFRRLISMGGKFETDEFLDGHHDPEVYFHSCTQWLHGLNDAAQLSALQRVEMVLAVGEHDFCRPSNENLSSLLWKKGIGNHLAVWQGGTHDWPVWRQMIQQYLPW, encoded by the coding sequence ATGAACCGCGAATACCACCGCTGGTACAGCGAGCGCCTGCACCGGGACATGGAGGTGCTCCTCTTCGGCCACTCGGGCGAGCCGGTGCTGCTGCTGCCCACGAGCAAGGGCCGCTTCTACCAGGCCGAGGACTTCGGCCTCATCGGCGCCATCGCCGACCGCATCCAGTCCGGCCGCTACATCGTGGTGTGTCCGGACTCCGTCGACGAGGAGTCCTGGTTCAACAAGTCCATCCCCCCGCATGACCGCGTCATGCGTCACCAGCAGTGGGAGGACTACCTCCTCCACGAGGTGGTGCCGCTGCTCACCCGCCGCGGCACCGGCGGCCGCCTCACCCTCGCCGGGTGCAGCTTCGGCGGCTTCCACTCGTACAACGTGGGCCTGCGCCACCCGCACGTCTTCCGCCGCCTCATCTCCATGGGCGGCAAGTTCGAGACGGACGAGTTCCTCGACGGCCACCACGACCCGGAGGTCTACTTCCACTCCTGCACGCAGTGGCTGCACGGCCTCAACGACGCCGCGCAGCTGTCCGCCCTGCAGCGCGTGGAGATGGTGCTCGCGGTGGGCGAGCACGACTTCTGCCGCCCCTCCAATGAGAACCTCTCCAGCCTCCTGTGGAAGAAGGGCATCGGCAACCACCTCGCCGTGTGGCAGGGCGGCACCCACGACTGGCCCGTGTGGCGGCAGATGATTCAGCAGTACCTGCCCTGGTAG
- a CDS encoding PLP-dependent aminotransferase family protein produces MSRRATALRSYPGHYQPLKAVPFTPSLPPFELFPRAVWNRLLNREAARPGSAYWAYGASNGLPALREAIAAHASAMRAVACSPEQVVVVTSTQQAVELAGKALADPGDSAWAEVPGYQPVQHCLRAVGLEVIQVPVDEHGLDVAAGQRLAPRARLAYVTPAHQYPLGYEMSLERRKALLGWAREQDAYIVEDDYDGDYRYEGRPLASLQGMDGDGRVIYVGSFNKILFPGLRIAYAIVPEPLVGAFVDAKHVADGHTALLTQGVLAAFIQEGHLARHLRKTRAVYDERRRAFLEEAKVLADSLDFGPARAGMHVAGFFKARLDDRAVAAKCARSRIEVQPLSKFGATGHGGLVFGFAGSTRAAMRSGLEIVRRALP; encoded by the coding sequence TTGTCCAGACGCGCCACGGCGCTGCGGAGCTATCCCGGCCACTATCAACCCCTCAAGGCGGTGCCGTTCACTCCCTCGCTCCCGCCCTTCGAGCTGTTTCCGCGCGCCGTCTGGAATCGCCTCCTCAACCGCGAGGCGGCCCGGCCCGGCAGCGCCTACTGGGCCTACGGCGCGAGCAACGGCCTGCCGGCCCTGCGCGAGGCCATCGCCGCGCACGCCTCCGCCATGCGGGCCGTGGCCTGTTCTCCCGAACAGGTGGTCGTGGTGACGAGCACACAGCAGGCCGTGGAGCTCGCCGGAAAGGCGCTGGCCGACCCTGGTGACAGCGCCTGGGCCGAGGTGCCGGGATACCAGCCCGTGCAGCACTGCCTGCGCGCGGTGGGACTGGAAGTCATCCAGGTGCCCGTCGACGAACACGGCCTCGACGTCGCCGCCGGCCAGCGGCTCGCGCCACGTGCGCGCCTGGCGTACGTCACCCCGGCGCACCAGTATCCGCTGGGCTACGAGATGTCGCTCGAGCGCAGGAAGGCGCTGCTCGGCTGGGCCCGCGAGCAGGACGCATACATCGTCGAAGACGACTACGACGGCGACTACCGCTACGAAGGCCGACCGCTCGCGTCCCTGCAAGGCATGGATGGAGATGGGCGGGTCATCTACGTGGGCAGCTTCAACAAAATCCTCTTCCCCGGACTGAGGATTGCCTACGCCATCGTGCCGGAGCCACTCGTCGGCGCCTTCGTCGACGCGAAGCACGTCGCCGACGGACACACCGCCCTGCTCACGCAAGGCGTGCTCGCGGCGTTCATCCAGGAAGGGCACCTGGCGCGCCATCTGCGAAAGACGCGCGCCGTCTACGATGAACGGCGCCGGGCCTTCCTGGAGGAAGCGAAGGTCCTCGCTGACAGTCTGGACTTCGGTCCGGCGAGGGCCGGCATGCATGTCGCCGGCTTCTTCAAGGCGCGCCTGGACGACCGCGCGGTGGCCGCGAAGTGCGCCCGCTCGCGCATCGAGGTCCAACCGCTCTCGAAGTTCGGAGCCACCGGCCATGGCGGGCTCGTCTTCGGCTTCGCGGGTTCCACACGCGCCGCCATGCGGTCCGGGCTCGAAATCGTACGGCGGGCGCTCCCCTGA
- a CDS encoding GntR family transcriptional regulator has translation MAKHAVSIFSVDVAGLEAAPGQPAYARICDRIRTAIRSGALVLNARLPSSRTLAKDFGVARNTVDWALGQLVAEGYIVRRRARAASWPPTFPNTTRLR, from the coding sequence ATGGCCAAACATGCCGTTTCCATCTTCTCGGTCGATGTCGCCGGTCTCGAAGCCGCGCCGGGCCAGCCCGCCTACGCACGCATCTGCGACAGAATCCGCACCGCCATCCGGAGCGGGGCGCTCGTCCTGAATGCGCGCCTGCCTTCGAGCCGGACGCTCGCGAAGGACTTCGGCGTGGCGAGGAACACCGTGGACTGGGCGCTCGGCCAATTGGTGGCCGAGGGCTACATCGTCCGGCGCCGGGCGCGGGCAGCTTCGTGGCCCCCCACCTTCCCGAACACGACGCGCCTCCGCTGA
- a CDS encoding DUF5953 family protein translates to MPATQEDELALAVYAPALVGNDGRPLAIVHGMERALPGLRLEWTISNEGQRIPVPQREAWLARGRSDGGGFPLLRNGDDDFRVTVTGLELLADSAPCGQAQLDVHVALPLTAEGIAAAADVLEAVAEGARAFWGHATPFKAAVDIARQTKNWTANPRPPPRGLPALKLPEKIRAPEIPHRLGWLNYWSDAAAQAIGFPDAARDAELLSRSRRTATGGWVVRLTDAPLDLDNPAHLNALLRAYERFPEIGGRSTP, encoded by the coding sequence ATGCCGGCCACACAAGAGGATGAGCTCGCCCTGGCCGTCTATGCGCCTGCACTCGTGGGCAATGATGGCCGCCCTCTGGCCATAGTTCATGGAATGGAGCGCGCGCTGCCTGGTCTGCGCTTGGAGTGGACGATTTCCAACGAGGGACAGCGCATCCCAGTGCCACAGCGCGAGGCATGGCTCGCCAGAGGGAGGTCCGACGGCGGGGGATTTCCACTCCTCCGCAACGGCGATGATGACTTCCGCGTCACGGTGACTGGACTGGAGCTCCTGGCGGACAGCGCGCCGTGTGGCCAGGCCCAACTCGACGTGCATGTTGCGCTGCCGCTGACCGCGGAGGGCATCGCGGCGGCAGCGGATGTGTTGGAGGCCGTGGCGGAGGGTGCACGTGCGTTCTGGGGGCATGCGACGCCGTTCAAAGCAGCAGTGGATATCGCGCGCCAGACGAAGAACTGGACTGCCAACCCACGGCCTCCTCCACGCGGGCTGCCAGCGCTCAAGCTCCCGGAGAAGATCCGCGCGCCGGAGATTCCGCACCGTCTGGGGTGGCTGAACTACTGGTCGGACGCCGCCGCGCAAGCAATCGGGTTCCCTGACGCGGCCCGCGATGCTGAGCTGCTGTCACGCTCGCGGCGCACAGCAACAGGCGGATGGGTAGTTCGCCTCACGGACGCTCCGCTCGATCTCGACAACCCCGCGCACCTGAACGCGCTCCTGCGGGCCTACGAGCGCTTCCCGGAGATCGGCGGGCGCTCCACCCCTTGA
- a CDS encoding DUF6310 domain-containing protein — MTLRFRASVALLLFLSACATSAPSPRESAVQSPRRANLQRAAALPWRDEGRCVVREASQPWPVLAERCFHALDHDRVRFKDPTGRCAVATTGAAALGIGLCALAAPEIVVGAVIVIGAVMAAVLIKEALDAYELRGSRAEETEHVPQLETAQSESSANRKLRPEPSGQDVLPPVPTGPLVGERHAECTPRRVPHLGGNDLHNRCADRIPRNDFSGWDALVNGKNFDGLQLRERVLWEVKTDKFDTYPPDLRGIVTRNQVNELRRERELARACGFDFRVGVRSPAHQTALEVTAPELEGIIVVMEWC, encoded by the coding sequence ATGACCCTGCGTTTCCGAGCAAGCGTCGCGCTTCTCCTCTTCCTCTCGGCCTGCGCTACATCGGCGCCGAGCCCAAGGGAGTCTGCGGTCCAGAGCCCGAGGAGAGCCAACCTCCAGCGAGCGGCGGCGCTGCCCTGGAGGGACGAAGGGCGGTGCGTCGTCAGAGAGGCGTCCCAGCCCTGGCCGGTGCTGGCGGAGCGGTGCTTTCACGCGCTCGACCATGACCGGGTCCGGTTCAAGGACCCCACGGGAAGGTGCGCGGTCGCCACCACGGGAGCGGCTGCCTTGGGAATCGGGCTCTGTGCCCTGGCGGCACCGGAGATTGTGGTTGGTGCGGTGATTGTCATTGGCGCGGTGATGGCGGCCGTCCTCATCAAGGAGGCACTGGATGCGTACGAACTGAGGGGAAGCCGCGCCGAGGAGACAGAGCACGTGCCTCAGTTGGAGACCGCCCAGAGCGAATCTTCAGCAAATCGAAAGCTCCGGCCAGAACCATCAGGGCAGGACGTGCTTCCCCCGGTGCCGACCGGCCCCCTGGTCGGGGAGCGCCACGCAGAGTGCACGCCCCGGCGGGTGCCGCACCTTGGCGGCAATGACCTCCACAACAGGTGCGCCGACAGGATTCCGCGGAACGACTTCTCCGGCTGGGATGCGCTCGTCAACGGGAAGAACTTCGACGGGCTGCAACTGCGCGAGCGCGTGCTGTGGGAGGTCAAGACAGACAAGTTCGACACCTACCCGCCCGACCTTCGAGGAATTGTGACCAGGAATCAGGTGAATGAGTTGCGGCGTGAACGCGAGCTCGCACGAGCCTGCGGATTTGACTTCCGGGTCGGCGTGCGAAGCCCCGCGCACCAGACCGCGCTGGAGGTCACGGCTCCGGAGCTCGAAGGAATCATCGTCGTCATGGAGTGGTGCTGA